Proteins encoded by one window of Catharus ustulatus isolate bCatUst1 chromosome Z, bCatUst1.pri.v2, whole genome shotgun sequence:
- the PDE6B gene encoding rod cGMP-specific 3',5'-cyclic phosphodiesterase subunit beta isoform X2, which produces MPIVNKREEIVGVVTFYNRKDGKPFDEQDETLMESLTQFLGWSVLNTDTYDKMNKLENRKDIAQDMVLYHVKCDKDEIQEILPTREKLGKEPSECDEEELASILKEELPGPTKFEIYEFRFSDFDCTELELVKCGIQMYYELGVVKKFQIPQEVLVRFVYSVSKGYRKITYHNWRHGFNVAQTMFTLLMTGKLKRYYTDLEALAMVTAALCHDIDHRGTNNLYQMKSQNPLAKLHGSSILERHHLEFGKFLLSEESLNICQNLNRRQHEHVIHLMEIAIIATDLALYFKKRTMFQKIVDESKTYDSATAWTEYLSLETTKKEVVMAMMMTACDLSAITKPWEVQSKVALLVAAEFWEQGDLEISVLQQQPIPMMDRRKAAELPKLQVGFIDFVCTFVYKEFSRFHEEIQPMLDGLLNNRNEWKTRADEYDAKVKALEEEKKKEEERMAAKRGEITCNGGTAPASKTCSIL; this is translated from the exons ATGCCAATAGTGaataaaagggaagaaattgttGGTGTTGTCACATTTTATAACCGAAAAGATGGGAAACCGTTTGATGAACAGGATGAAACCCTTATGGAG TCCTTGACGCAGTTCCTGGGTTGGTCTGTGCTCAACACAGACACATACGATAAGATGAACAAGCTGGAGAACCGTAAGGACATTGCTCAGGACATGGTGCTCTACCACGTGAAATGTGACAAGGATGAAATCCAGGAAATTCTG CCAACACGAGaaaagctggggaaggagccaAGTGAGTGTGACGAAGAGGAGCTGGCAAGCATTCTG AAAGAAGAACTCCCAGGACCCACTAAATTCGAAATCTATGAGTTCAGGTTCTCAGATTTTGACTGCACTGAGCTAGAGCTGGTGAAGTGTGGCATTCAGATGTACTACGAGCTTGGCGTGGTGAAAAAGTTCCAGATCCCACAGGAG GTTCTGGTAAGGTTTGTGTACTCTGTCAGCAAAGGCTACCGGAAGATAACTTATCACAACTGGCGTCATGGCTTCAATGTAGCACAGACCATGTTCACCCTCCTGATG ACTGGCAAACTGAAGCGTTACTACACTGACCTCGAAGCTCTTGCAATGGtaactgcagctctgtgccatgaCATTGACCACAGGGGAACCAACAACCTCTACCAAATGAA ATCTCAAAACCCTTTAGCTAAACTTCATGGATCCTCTATTTTAGAGAGACATCACTTGGAATTTGGAAAATTCTTGCTCTCTGAGGAG tCACTGAACATATGCCAGAACCTCAACCGCAGACAGCATGAGCATGTGATTCACCTGATGGAAATTGCCATTATAGCAACAGACCTGGCACTCTACTTCAA AAAGAGAACAATGTTTCAAAAGATCGTTGATGAGTCTAAGACTTATGACAGTGCGACGGCCTGGACTGAATATTTGTCTCTGGAGACTACAAAGAAAGAGGTTGTGAT GGCCATGATGATGACTGCCTGTGACTTGTCAGCTATCACAAAGCCTTGGGAAGTCCAGAGTAAG GTAGCTCTACTGGTAGCAGCCGAGTTCTGGGAGCAAGGAGATTTGGAAATAAGCgtccttcagcagcagcccatT CCCATGATGGACCGAAGGAAAGCTGCTGAGCTTCCAAAGCTTCAAGTGGGTTTCATTGACTTTGTGTGCACGTTCGTCTACAAG GAATTTTCCcgtttccatgaggaaattcaACCTATGCTTGATGGGCTACTGAACAACAGAAATGAGTGGAAGACCCGTGCTGATGAGTATGATGCAAAAGTTAAAGCtctggaggaagagaagaaaaaagaggaagagagaatgGCTGCAAAAAGAG GTGAAATAACATGCAATGGAGGAACAGCTCCAGCTTCCAAAACCTGTAGCATACTGTAG
- the TMEM175 gene encoding endosomal/lysosomal potassium channel TMEM175, which yields MAAPRAAALGPEPGSSTQTSHRLLAYSDALLSIIATVMILPVAHTKIHPDQKLGESVQQLLLAKIAVYLMTFLIVTVAWAAHVRLFQVIEHIDDVLALLNLACMMIITFLPYTFSLMASFPGIPFGIFLFSVCAVVIGLIQAVIVAYGFYHPHLLNQQIQESENQNFYKRHILKIILRGPVLCFLAAIFSFFFIPLSYVLLGLVIVFPHLTRVITWCKNKVLGRRGEEEEHHSLETFTFYLSEPLSKERVEAFSDGVYAIVATLLILDICEDNVPDPREVEEKFHGSLLEALSEYGPNYLAYFGSFVTIGLLWFVHHSLFLYVTKATRLMGLLNILSLAFIGGLPLAYQLTSEFAEKSHNEIEAIQVSCVITFFASIFQFAIWTTALLNEEETLHPFARYGGKEHAFMFAKLALYPCVSLGAFFLTCLLSEFSTAIFHLMQIVIPFAFLALRIFVRISLTAIKSVMSLSRRKVVLLEEEEACLSPNETLS from the exons ATGGCGGCTCCGCGGGCTGCGGCCCTGGGCCCGGAGCCGGGCAGCAGCACGCAGACCTCGCACCGGCTGCTGGCCTACAGCGACGCGCTGCTGTCCATCATCGCCACCGTGATG ATTTTGCCGGTGGCTCACACAAAAATACATCCTGACCAG aaattaGGTGAAAGTGTTCAGCAACTTCTTCTAGCAAAAATTGCAGTCTACTTGATGACCTTTTTAATAGTCACAGTGGCATGGGCAGCTCATGTAAG GTTGTTTCAGGTGATAGAGCATATAGATGATGTCCTGGCTCTTCTAAATCTG gcCTGTATGATGATCATAACCTTCTTGCCATATACA ttttccttaATGGCCTCCTTTCCAGGGATACCTTTTGGCATATTCCTGTTCAGTGTCTGTGCTGTTGTCATTGGCCTTATACAG GCTGTGATAGTAGCATATGGATTCTATCACCCACACTTACTGAATCAACAGATACAGGAgtctgaaaatcagaatttctacAAACGTCATATCTTAAAGATTATCCTAAGAGGACCAGTTTTATGCTTTTTAGCAgccatcttttctttcttctttattccTTTG TCTTACGTACTACTTGGACTCGTAATTGTTTTTCCGCATCTTACTCGAGTAATTACATGGTGTAAAAACAAAGTTCTTG GTCGGAGAGGTGAAGAGGAGGAACATCATAGCTTAGAAACCTTCACTTTTTACCTCAGTGAGCCTCTAAGTAAGGAACGAGTAGAAGCATTCAGTGATGGAGTCTATGCCATTGTAGCAACCCTGCTCATTTTGGATATATG TGAAGACAATGTTCCTGATCCCAGAGAAGTTGAGGAGAAGTTCCATGGCAGTCTTCTTGAAGCTTTAAGTGAATATGGGCCAAACTACCTTGCTTACTTTGGGTCATTTGTTACAATTGGTCTCCTGTGGTTTGTCCATCACTCTCTTTTCCTTTATGTAACAAAAGCTACCCGATTAATGGGACTGCTCAACATCCTTTCACTGGCTTTCATTGGAGGGCTTCCACTAGCTTACCAGCTGACCAGTGAATTTGCAGAAAAGTCTCATAATGAAATAGAAGCCATTCAGGTCAGCTGCGTTATCACTTTCTTTGCCAGCATATTTCAGTTTGCAATATGGACTACAGCCCTTCTCAATGAAGAGGAAACTTTGCACCCCTTTGCTAGATATGGTGGCAAGGAGCATGCCTTCATGTTTGCCAAGCTGGCTCTCTACCCTTGTGTAAGCCTTGGGGCCTTCTTTCTAACTTGCCTGTTGAGTGAATTTAGCACAGCAATTTTCCATCTTATGCAGATTGTAATCccatttgcttttcttgctttgCGCATTTTTGTTAGAATTTCTTTAACTGCCATAAAGTCTGTGATGTCTCTCTCCAGACGGAAGGTTGTACTGTTAGAAGAAGAGGAGGCATGTTTGTCTCCAAATGAAACACTGTCATAA